The Mesorhizobium sp. INR15 region GGCAAAGCGAGTCCGTCAACAGCGCAGCCAACTCGTTGTCGGAAATGCGTCCCAGCCAATGGATGTTTCGGGCTTCAGCCCTGGCCGATGCCGTTTTGAAAATGTGCGAATCCGACATCCCGACAATCGCGATCTTCAGCCCAGCTTTGCCAAGGCGGTCGGCCATATCGAGAATGAGATGCACATTCTTGTGGGGTGCGGCGCTGCCGATCATGACGATGGTTTCAGGCGATGCCGCCAACCGTGTCGCTGCGGAGTGTTCAGGCTTCCAGAGCAAGACATGTTCATGGCCGTTCGGAGCTACGAAGACCCTCCGCTCTGGGACGATGTCCCGCCGAACCAGTTCGTCTAGCGAAAAATTTGAAACTGTCGAAATGCTGTATGCCGTCTTACCAAGGCATGGCAGCAGCGCTTTGTAGGAGGTCCTGAAGCCAAGTGAATAGCTCTGTGGCGCATTCCAGACATTTGCGTCATGAATACAGACAATATGCTTGCGCGACAAAAGCGGCCCGGTATTGCACAGGCTAAGTAGCCCGCCGCCGTGAAGAGAGGCGGCTAGCCGGGTCTGCTCCCATAGATGCCCACCCGTGGTGCCTATCTCGCATCGTTCGATAGAATTGAGCGCGATATCTGAGCTGCCCGGTGGGCAGTGAAGCCTGAGCTCAAGCCCACGGGTGAGCGGCGCCTGCTCGGCGATCAAAGCGTCCAGCGAACGGACGATCTCTCCCGCATAACGCTGGACGCCCGTTGTCGGTTGAGAAAGGAAACGTCCGTTGATCGTCCAGTGCCGTGCCATGTGTCATGTCACCCTCTCGATGTCCCTAGTTTGAAACCGTCAGCGCGTGCGGTCACTACGGCCGTTGGGTCATCCGGACCCGCCCAGCATCATCCAGGCAGGCGAGGGCGAGTGTTGGAACTACCTCAAACGTTTGAGGGCCGCAGCGCTTCCGAGAGTGTTAGTCTTGCCAGTGGTCCGGCAAGGCGGAGGAGGCGATGGGCAAATCTGAGTTCAATGCGGCGCCGGTGGTGCAGTCCGGGAATTTGAACGGAAAGATCTGCGCCACAGTGATGGCAAGATCGCTTCCCGAAGGCTCCCAGTACCTGATTGGCCATCCGGGCCGGACATTTGCGGACTTAGAGCCGCCAAAGCGGCGGTGGACCATAAACGGCGATTTCACCACGCTTCGACGCAATGGGATAGCGCGATACGCTCACGAGGTGACAATGGCTCTCGACGCCCTTATTTCGGAAGGGCATCCCTTGGGTCGCGACCTTGAGATCGATCTCGTGGTGCCGCGCCAGCCTGCCGAGCCTCTTCAACTGCAAACCATCTCGGTGCGGGTTGTCCCCGAGTTCAACAGGCCTCGACTTCCTCAGTTCTGGGTGCAGGCGCAGTTGCCTTGGCACGTGCCGGGAGGGTTGCTAAGTTTTTGCAACCTCGCACCGGTCGTGCTGAGACGCCAGATTGCATGTATCCACGACATGCATCCAAGGTTGATGCCCTCGAGCTACGCGCGAGGCTTCCGTTGGGCGCACCGCCTGATCCTGCCACTGCTGGGCAGGCGGGCTGCACGGATCACTACGGTTTCGCAACTCTCCCGCAGTCATTTGGTCGAGTTTGGGATCGCGCGCGCGGAAAACATTGTCGTCACCTACAACGGCAGCGACCATGCTAAGAAGTGGGACGCAACAAGATCATCCTTGGCTGTCAATCGAAGCAGGCCATATGTCGTTTGCCTGGGGCGGGGGGATCAAGAATACAAGAACATGGGGCTTCTTGCTAAGCTCGCACCGTTTCTCGATGAGATGGGCTTCGATCTCTGGATGCCGGGTGATATCGACGAGAGTACGGTCTTGCGACATGTCCCGGAAATGCCGTCAAACATCATCCTCCTTGGGCGCATAAGCGATAATGACTTTAAAAAAGCGCTCGAAGGCGCTCTCTGCTTTCTGTTTCCATCACGGATCGAAGGCTTTGGGTTGCCCGCTATCGAGGCGATGGCGTCGGGTTGCCCGGTCATAGCCTCGACTTCGCCCTGTTTGCCTGAAATCTGCGAAGATTCCGCCCTCTATGCTGATCCAGACGACGTCCAGGCATGGGTTGAGAATGTGCGCCAGCTAGCGGTCGACCCGGATTTGCGCAAGCGAATGGTGGGCAAGGGCCATACCAGGGCGAGCAGCTACTCTTGGCGCTGGATCGCATGGAAGTATCTCGAGCTTATGATCCAGGTCGACGCGGATTTCGGGGAGTTCAGGGGTAACGGACCGTGAGTGCGGTTACCCCATTGTTTATCGGGAAAAGCGCATATCAATTCGGTTCATCGTCGGCGTTGACCAACGCTTATCCGGGTGCTGGGCCAGAATAGCGGCACTCAAATAGCCACGCCGTCTGATGGCTAGGCTATGACCTCCAAAGGAGGTAATGCGAAGCTTCCCATACCCGTATAGGCAAATTGCTTCAGCGTCCCGCAGTTCCGACAATCCCAATATTCAATGTCGTGCAGGGAGGCATGATCGCCATGTCATTTCGTTTCGTAGCCGCAGCTGCTTTGTTGCTGACAGCATCCGCTCCCGCATCCGCCGATTTGCTCTGGGGCGTGAACGGCCATCCGGTGGTTTCATACCCGGATGTTCCGATCGAAAAACAACTCGATTTCGTCAAAAATCTCGGTCTCAAATCATATCGGGTCAACATCACTGCCGCAGGTGACGGAGATGCTCTTGCTCGGGTGGTGAAGGCCGGTAAAGACAGAGGTATCGAAATACTGCCCGTGATTACACCGGGACTGGACCTGGATAAGGAAAAGTCGGAAGAACTCTATAGTGAGGCCCGGCAATTGGCGGTCACCCTTGGCGCAAGGTTCAAGGACGATATCCGCGTTTGGGAACTCGGCAACGAGATGGAGATCTATGCCATCATAAAGCCCTGCGAGAAACGCGATGACGGATCGCAGTATCCATGCGGTTGGGGCCCCGCAGGTGGAACCGGAGTGCTCGACTACTATGGTCCGCGCTGGATAAAAGTGAGCGCTGTTCTAAAGGGACTATCCGACGGCATTACGGCAGCTGACCCTAGTATGAAACGAGCAATGGGGACGGCCGGATGGGGCCATACTGGCGCCTTCGCGCGGATGAAGCAGGACGGGATCGCTTGGGACATCTCGGTCTGGCACATGTATGGGGAAGATCCGGAATGGGCTTTCCGCGAGATTTCCTCCTACGGAAAACCCATCTGGGTCACGGAATTCAACAACCCCTACGGAAGTCAGCGCAGCGAGCGGCAGCAGGCTGACGGTGTCAAGCAAACAATGACGCGGCTTCGCGAACTCCAGGATAAGTACAAAGTGGAAGCTGCGCATATCTACGAGCTGCTCGATGAGACCTATTGGGGGACGAGCTTCGAAGCCAATATGGGGCTTGTGAGACTTACGAAAAGCAACAACGGCAAATGGATAACCGGTGAGCCGAAACCTGCCTATTTGGCTGTTCGCGACATCACCCGTGGCCCGCAGCCGTTGCCCACGCCGCGCCGAGAGTGCGACCCCGATCCCAAGTTTGCTGATGGGTTCACCTATATCCGCAAGGTTAATTTTGCTTACTGCCTCGTCCTTGGCCATGACGGCGACGCCGCCGGCTTAGACCGTTGGTCGGCGGCGCTCGACAATGGAGATGCCACGCTCGTCGACGTGATCATGGAATCCATTCGATCCGATAAGTTCGAGGCTAAATATGACACTATCGGCCTCACAGACCGCGCCTACATTGCCTTTCTCTACCAGTTGCTGTTGAATCGCCCTGGGGACAGCTACGGCATGGAAACTTATGTTCGCCAGTTGCGGGCTGGATCAATGACGCGCGACGCCATAGCCTTGGGCATCGTCAGCTCGAGTGAATTCAAATCCCGACATGCCGCAATGCGCGATTCCGATGTGCCCGCGCCCGGCTGATCAAGGCAATGACGCCGGTTAGGACGGTTGCATTGGAAGTCCTTTGTTGTGCCTGCCGCCATAAAACTTGAGGACACCGCCGGCAACCTATTCTTACTTCACGTCCGACCGGAATCCGTAGGGGCACGATTTGCTCTTGCCGGGCATACTTATGTCAATCAAGTCGATCGACCATTGCGAGCCGGCTACACCTGATCCTTCCATGGAAATCTAAGGACAATTACCTTCATCAGGCATATGCATCAAGTCGCCGGCTGGGGCGCGAACTTTGCCAACTCCTTTCATGGCAGAGATGGATCCGGCGGAGTTGCCGAGATGAAAGTCGTTTCTTTTTGCGGTGGCCGCGGCACGCGCTTTCGCGACTATTGGAACCGCCGTGTGGCGCCGCCTCCACGGCTCGTGACATTAGGCGTGCCTCAGGTCGAGGGAGCGAGCGATTACACATGCCATATTCACGTACTCGTTGCCGTCGAGGTCTCCCAAGATCACGT contains the following coding sequences:
- a CDS encoding glycosyltransferase family 1 protein; its protein translation is MARHWTINGRFLSQPTTGVQRYAGEIVRSLDALIAEQAPLTRGLELRLHCPPGSSDIALNSIERCEIGTTGGHLWEQTRLAASLHGGGLLSLCNTGPLLSRKHIVCIHDANVWNAPQSYSLGFRTSYKALLPCLGKTAYSISTVSNFSLDELVRRDIVPERRVFVAPNGHEHVLLWKPEHSAATRLAASPETIVMIGSAAPHKNVHLILDMADRLGKAGLKIAIVGMSDSHIFKTASARAEARNIHWLGRISDNELAALLTDSLCLAFPSLTEGFGLPVVEAMALGCPVVVSERASLPEVCGSAALYAAADNPQAWFDRFMGLRNSRALRLQFIAKGKARASAYSWRASALIYLQAMALADGIDTETKVVRLRELT
- a CDS encoding glycosyltransferase family 1 protein; translation: MGKSEFNAAPVVQSGNLNGKICATVMARSLPEGSQYLIGHPGRTFADLEPPKRRWTINGDFTTLRRNGIARYAHEVTMALDALISEGHPLGRDLEIDLVVPRQPAEPLQLQTISVRVVPEFNRPRLPQFWVQAQLPWHVPGGLLSFCNLAPVVLRRQIACIHDMHPRLMPSSYARGFRWAHRLILPLLGRRAARITTVSQLSRSHLVEFGIARAENIVVTYNGSDHAKKWDATRSSLAVNRSRPYVVCLGRGDQEYKNMGLLAKLAPFLDEMGFDLWMPGDIDESTVLRHVPEMPSNIILLGRISDNDFKKALEGALCFLFPSRIEGFGLPAIEAMASGCPVIASTSPCLPEICEDSALYADPDDVQAWVENVRQLAVDPDLRKRMVGKGHTRASSYSWRWIAWKYLELMIQVDADFGEFRGNGP
- a CDS encoding DUF4214 domain-containing protein, with protein sequence MIAMSFRFVAAAALLLTASAPASADLLWGVNGHPVVSYPDVPIEKQLDFVKNLGLKSYRVNITAAGDGDALARVVKAGKDRGIEILPVITPGLDLDKEKSEELYSEARQLAVTLGARFKDDIRVWELGNEMEIYAIIKPCEKRDDGSQYPCGWGPAGGTGVLDYYGPRWIKVSAVLKGLSDGITAADPSMKRAMGTAGWGHTGAFARMKQDGIAWDISVWHMYGEDPEWAFREISSYGKPIWVTEFNNPYGSQRSERQQADGVKQTMTRLRELQDKYKVEAAHIYELLDETYWGTSFEANMGLVRLTKSNNGKWITGEPKPAYLAVRDITRGPQPLPTPRRECDPDPKFADGFTYIRKVNFAYCLVLGHDGDAAGLDRWSAALDNGDATLVDVIMESIRSDKFEAKYDTIGLTDRAYIAFLYQLLLNRPGDSYGMETYVRQLRAGSMTRDAIALGIVSSSEFKSRHAAMRDSDVPAPG